Proteins encoded by one window of Pseudomonadota bacterium:
- a CDS encoding NAD(P)/FAD-dependent oxidoreductase: protein MSHFDVVIVGAGLSGIGSACHLQDKCPGKTFVLLEGRNALGGTWDLFRYPGVRSDSDMHTLGYNFKPWRAAEAIADGPSILSYVREAAEERGVVDHIRYGHKVVAAHWSTDDAQWTVDAQCGEERVAFTCTMLLMCGGYYNYDEPHDPAIAGLERFEGTVVHPQFWPEDLDYAGKKVVVIGSGATAMTLVPAMAENGAEVTMVQRSPTYVVSMPAVDADANRLRRFLPEDMAYKVTRWKNVRNDVGFYRRTRTEPEKVKFELLYMVREALGPDYDVKTHFTPRYNPWDQRLCLIPDDDLYNAINAGTASVETDEIESVTKTGLVLKSGKELDADIIVTATGLKLIVASGVAFDVDGEPVDFPQTYSYKGMMYSDMPNMVQTFGYINASWTLRSDLTAEFVCRLINRMDKLGMRQVTPRLREQDKTMKALPWIDDFSAGYMQRLMHLFPKQGDWDPWRHTQDFAEDKKLIRDAPIDDDVLAFTNPIADGRVATGDTTASSETAAAR, encoded by the coding sequence GTGAGCCATTTTGACGTTGTGATCGTCGGTGCGGGCCTTTCCGGCATCGGCAGCGCGTGCCACCTCCAGGACAAGTGCCCGGGCAAGACGTTTGTCCTGCTGGAAGGCCGCAACGCCCTCGGCGGAACTTGGGATCTCTTCCGTTACCCCGGCGTCCGGTCGGACAGCGACATGCACACGCTGGGCTACAACTTCAAGCCCTGGCGCGCGGCCGAGGCGATCGCCGACGGCCCGTCGATTCTGAGCTATGTGCGTGAAGCCGCCGAAGAACGCGGCGTCGTCGACCACATCCGCTATGGCCACAAGGTCGTCGCGGCCCACTGGTCGACGGATGATGCGCAGTGGACGGTCGATGCTCAGTGTGGTGAGGAGCGTGTTGCGTTCACGTGCACCATGCTTTTGATGTGCGGCGGTTACTACAACTATGACGAACCGCATGATCCCGCCATCGCCGGCTTGGAGCGCTTTGAAGGCACGGTCGTCCATCCGCAGTTCTGGCCGGAGGATCTGGACTATGCCGGCAAGAAGGTCGTTGTCATCGGCAGTGGCGCGACCGCGATGACGCTGGTGCCAGCGATGGCCGAGAACGGTGCCGAGGTCACCATGGTGCAGCGCTCGCCGACCTATGTCGTGTCGATGCCCGCCGTTGACGCCGACGCCAATCGGCTCAGGCGTTTCCTGCCGGAAGACATGGCCTACAAGGTGACGCGCTGGAAGAACGTGCGCAACGATGTCGGGTTCTACCGCCGCACGCGCACGGAACCGGAAAAGGTGAAGTTCGAGCTGCTCTATATGGTGCGCGAGGCCCTGGGCCCGGACTATGACGTCAAAACGCACTTTACGCCGCGCTACAACCCGTGGGATCAGCGTCTGTGCTTGATCCCCGATGACGACCTCTACAATGCCATCAACGCCGGCACGGCTTCCGTCGAAACCGACGAGATCGAGAGCGTGACGAAGACCGGATTAGTGCTTAAGTCCGGCAAGGAGTTGGACGCCGACATCATCGTCACGGCGACCGGCTTGAAGCTGATCGTCGCAAGCGGTGTCGCCTTTGATGTCGACGGCGAGCCCGTCGATTTTCCGCAGACCTATTCCTACAAGGGCATGATGTATTCGGACATGCCGAACATGGTGCAGACGTTCGGCTACATCAACGCGTCGTGGACCCTGCGCTCCGATCTGACGGCCGAGTTCGTGTGCCGGCTGATCAACCGCATGGATAAGCTGGGCATGCGCCAGGTAACGCCGCGTCTGCGCGAGCAGGACAAGACGATGAAAGCGCTGCCGTGGATTGATGACTTTTCCGCCGGCTACATGCAGCGATTGATGCACCTCTTCCCGAAACAAGGCGATTGGGACCCCTGGCGGCACACGCAGGACTTCGCCGAAGACAAGAAGCTGATCCGCGATGCGCCGATCGATGATGACGTCCTGGCGTTCACGAATCCCATTGCAGATGGGCGGGTCGCCACAGGCGACACCACGGCGTCGTCGGAAACCGCCGCGGCGCGCTGA
- a CDS encoding DUF3303 family protein — protein sequence MRLMLSFTIPVEKGNETAKDGTLGAAIDKLLEQTNAEAAYFMVKDGQRAGMVFFEADDPARLPEINEPFFAAVDAAIDIVPVLRPDDLRRGLST from the coding sequence ATGCGTTTGATGCTCTCATTCACCATACCCGTCGAAAAGGGCAACGAAACCGCCAAGGACGGCACCTTGGGCGCCGCGATCGACAAGCTGCTCGAGCAGACAAACGCCGAGGCCGCTTACTTCATGGTGAAAGACGGCCAGCGCGCCGGCATGGTCTTCTTCGAGGCGGATGATCCGGCGCGTTTGCCTGAGATCAACGAGCCGTTCTTCGCGGCGGTCGATGCCGCCATCGATATCGTGCCCGTGCTCAGACCCGACGATCTGCGGCGGGGCCTGTCCACGTAG
- a CDS encoding aromatic ring-hydroxylating dioxygenase subunit alpha yields the protein MNRVAQTPSGSTLNAGRFDPDSAEASSTLPAAWYYDPDIYQREHEAIFYRTWWYQCHMSDVAKPGDYHCGAVADQKVFIIRGRDNYLRAFYNVCSHRAHPLLEDHGNKVLITCPYHQWCYNSDGTFRMAGGRETLEGWVPDNADLKPVRLENYGGFLFVNLDPDATPLVEQASQLMKDFYTCCPRLDELVHVERREREVAANWKTLVDNNHECYHCDANHKSLMELVDYDNKAVWSDDGITFSHTVERKKLDNGAYALDKNAIEQDSLFSYIWPSLIPLFFPGTPSAVMFQILPTGPETATVRHDFYFLSREPSKQEQAFMDWITNVLVPEDVTLCEHVQQGLHSRGYTQGKFVVDRDNVAFSEHHVHFFQRFVYEALTR from the coding sequence ATGAATCGCGTCGCTCAAACGCCCAGTGGTTCAACCCTGAATGCCGGCCGCTTCGACCCCGATAGCGCGGAGGCTTCATCGACCCTGCCGGCCGCATGGTACTACGATCCGGACATTTATCAGCGCGAGCACGAGGCGATCTTCTATCGTACCTGGTGGTACCAATGCCATATGTCTGATGTCGCGAAGCCCGGCGACTATCACTGCGGCGCCGTGGCCGATCAGAAGGTCTTCATCATCCGAGGGCGCGATAACTACCTGCGCGCTTTTTACAACGTCTGCAGTCACCGCGCCCATCCGCTCCTGGAGGACCACGGCAACAAGGTGTTGATCACCTGTCCCTATCATCAGTGGTGCTACAACAGCGATGGCACGTTCCGTATGGCGGGCGGCCGCGAGACGCTGGAAGGCTGGGTGCCTGACAATGCTGACCTGAAGCCAGTGCGCCTTGAAAACTACGGCGGTTTCCTGTTCGTCAATCTGGACCCGGACGCCACGCCGCTTGTCGAACAGGCGTCGCAGCTCATGAAGGATTTCTACACATGCTGCCCGCGCCTGGACGAGCTGGTGCATGTCGAGCGGCGCGAACGCGAGGTCGCAGCCAACTGGAAGACGCTCGTCGACAACAACCACGAATGCTACCACTGCGACGCCAACCACAAGTCGCTGATGGAACTGGTCGACTACGACAACAAGGCCGTCTGGTCCGATGACGGCATCACGTTCTCCCACACGGTCGAACGCAAGAAACTGGACAATGGTGCCTATGCGCTGGACAAAAACGCAATCGAACAGGATTCGCTCTTCAGCTACATCTGGCCGAGCCTGATACCGCTGTTCTTCCCGGGTACGCCAAGCGCCGTGATGTTCCAGATCCTGCCGACCGGACCCGAGACCGCAACCGTGCGCCACGACTTCTATTTCCTGAGCCGCGAACCGAGCAAGCAGGAACAGGCGTTCATGGATTGGATAACGAATGTCTTGGTGCCCGAAGATGTGACCTTGTGCGAACACGTCCAGCAGGGTCTGCATTCACGGGGCTATACCCAGGGCAAGTTTGTCGTCGACCGCGACAACGTCGCGTTCTCCGAACACCACGTGCACTTCTTCCAGCGGTTCGTCTACGAGGCGCTGACCCGGTGA
- a CDS encoding MBL fold metallo-hydrolase: MTTMLATGCTAVGEPVADAPAHHREHGFANPSGASGTDPLEFLIDRIRLGLGGQSASAASASALSPDEAEARWAATGDADAVQWLGHATVRLRVGGIVLLSDPVFAERLTPLPPFGPRRSSTPPIPASNLGAVDAILISHNHYDHFEPDSIRTIAAQGDVDCLLPLRVGDGHSLGCDVVELDWGEVTELGSLRVTFLPDEHESGRGLFDRNQTLWGAWLVEDGQRRVYIAGDGGYGTHYADLGADDCGVDLAVIPVGGYEPADFNGEIHMNPEEAVRAVVDLCAERALIVHWGTYPLGMENSADMLRRLNEAASAAGLADNTLLILEIGDTVRF; encoded by the coding sequence ATGACCACGATGCTCGCGACAGGCTGTACTGCGGTCGGTGAGCCTGTGGCCGACGCGCCAGCACACCATCGAGAGCACGGTTTTGCCAATCCGTCGGGAGCATCCGGCACCGATCCGTTGGAATTCCTGATCGACCGGATCCGGCTCGGTCTTGGGGGTCAATCGGCATCGGCAGCATCGGCGTCTGCGCTGTCGCCGGACGAAGCGGAGGCGCGCTGGGCGGCGACGGGCGACGCGGACGCGGTGCAGTGGCTTGGTCATGCCACTGTGCGGCTTCGAGTCGGCGGTATCGTGCTGCTGTCGGATCCGGTGTTCGCCGAACGATTGACACCGCTGCCACCGTTCGGGCCGCGACGCTCGAGCACGCCGCCAATACCTGCGTCAAACCTGGGTGCGGTCGATGCCATCCTGATCAGCCACAACCACTATGACCACTTCGAGCCCGACAGCATTCGCACCATCGCCGCACAGGGCGACGTAGATTGTCTGCTGCCACTGCGGGTTGGCGACGGGCACAGTCTCGGCTGCGACGTCGTCGAGCTGGACTGGGGCGAGGTCACGGAACTCGGGTCGCTACGGGTGACGTTCCTGCCAGACGAGCATGAGTCCGGACGCGGCCTCTTCGACCGCAACCAAACGCTCTGGGGCGCCTGGCTGGTCGAAGATGGGCAGAGGCGCGTCTACATCGCAGGCGACGGCGGTTATGGCACACATTATGCCGATCTTGGTGCTGATGACTGTGGTGTCGATCTCGCGGTGATCCCGGTTGGCGGTTACGAGCCCGCCGACTTCAATGGCGAGATCCACATGAACCCCGAGGAGGCAGTCCGTGCGGTTGTCGACCTTTGTGCGGAGCGCGCGCTGATCGTGCACTGGGGCACCTATCCGTTGGGCATGGAGAACAGCGCCGACATGCTGCGCCGGCTGAACGAAGCCGCAAGCGCTGCTGGACTGGCCGACAACACGCTTCTCATCCTGGAGATCGGCGACACCGTACGGTTTTGA
- the pbpC gene encoding penicillin-binding protein 1C, whose amino-acid sequence MRKRGEKPRAGARWWARAAMGLALTAAIVVIADRLLPPDLTRYADRTQVVADRDGDVLRAFVTEDGMWRLKTSVNDVDPLYLAMLVAYEDSRFDWHWGVDPLALARATGQWIANGRVVSGGSTLTMQVARLLEPRARTLDAKLIEIARAYQLEARLSKEHILGLYLTLAPFGGNLEGVRAASLAYFGKEPRHLSPAEAALLVALPQSPTALRLDRNPEAAQAARDRVLDRVAAAGVITADEAARAKHSDVPDLRQDLPFLAPHLAERLHALDPDSEEIVTTLDADLQRAAERVIGLAPPVADPAASAAALIVDNRSGCVVAHVGAFDYFAADRQGMVDMTQAIRSPGSALKPFIYALAFERRLIHPETIIDDRPRRFGGYAPTNFDGGFNGDVSIRVALQLSLNVPAVAVLERLGPVRFQAALQQSGVALHLPGDAPAASLPLALGGVGISLEDMTALYVGLARGGSVAPLCVTQTDTPAEPHRLVRPFAAWYVADILGGAARPLGFRNEGTALPFKTGTSYGYRDAWAVGFSNDYTIAVWVGRPDGGSCTGCIGIDVAAPLMRRLFDLLPPDAMNGLPPAPAGAVIASNAELPTLLRRFDRNLDPAPLPDLDIAFPPDGVRVRLAAYDDGTDPLPLRAEGGVLPLTWLVNGTPVPAYGRLSLAEWLPDGAGFADIRVVDSHGQSAAARVFIELHDAGTPLEDTDS is encoded by the coding sequence ATGCGCAAGCGGGGCGAGAAACCGAGAGCCGGTGCCCGATGGTGGGCGCGTGCCGCCATGGGCCTGGCGCTCACGGCGGCGATTGTCGTCATCGCCGACCGTCTGCTGCCGCCCGATCTCACCCGCTATGCCGACCGCACCCAAGTCGTCGCCGACCGCGACGGCGACGTGCTGCGCGCCTTCGTCACCGAGGACGGTATGTGGCGGCTCAAGACATCGGTCAACGATGTCGACCCGCTCTACCTCGCCATGCTGGTCGCCTATGAGGACAGCCGCTTCGACTGGCACTGGGGTGTCGACCCACTGGCGCTTGCCCGCGCCACCGGCCAGTGGATCGCCAACGGCCGTGTCGTCTCCGGCGGCTCGACGCTGACCATGCAGGTCGCGCGGTTGCTTGAGCCGCGCGCGCGTACGCTGGACGCCAAGCTGATCGAGATCGCACGCGCCTATCAACTGGAAGCGCGCTTAAGCAAGGAACACATCCTCGGCCTTTATCTGACGCTGGCGCCGTTCGGCGGCAATCTGGAAGGCGTGCGCGCGGCAAGCCTCGCCTATTTCGGCAAGGAGCCGCGCCATCTCTCGCCGGCTGAAGCGGCGTTGCTGGTTGCTCTGCCCCAATCGCCGACGGCGCTGCGTCTGGACCGCAATCCCGAGGCCGCCCAGGCCGCGCGCGATCGCGTGCTGGACCGGGTCGCCGCCGCCGGCGTCATTACCGCCGACGAGGCCGCACGCGCGAAACACAGTGACGTACCGGACCTGCGTCAGGATCTGCCCTTCCTGGCACCGCATCTGGCCGAGCGTCTGCACGCGCTGGATCCCGACAGCGAGGAGATCGTCACCACCTTGGACGCCGATCTGCAACGCGCTGCCGAACGTGTCATTGGTCTGGCCCCGCCAGTCGCCGATCCCGCCGCGAGCGCCGCCGCCCTGATCGTCGACAACCGGTCGGGCTGTGTCGTCGCCCATGTCGGCGCCTTCGACTATTTCGCCGCCGACCGTCAGGGCATGGTCGACATGACCCAGGCGATCCGGTCGCCGGGCTCCGCGCTCAAACCCTTCATCTATGCGCTCGCCTTCGAGCGCCGGCTGATTCATCCCGAGACCATCATCGATGACCGGCCGCGGCGTTTCGGTGGCTACGCGCCGACCAATTTCGACGGCGGTTTCAACGGCGACGTCTCGATCCGCGTCGCGCTACAGCTGTCATTGAACGTCCCGGCGGTCGCCGTGCTGGAACGCTTGGGTCCCGTGCGGTTCCAAGCGGCGCTTCAGCAGAGCGGCGTCGCATTGCATCTGCCGGGCGACGCGCCGGCCGCCTCGCTGCCGCTGGCGCTGGGCGGTGTCGGTATCTCCTTGGAAGACATGACGGCACTCTACGTGGGCCTCGCGCGCGGCGGCTCCGTCGCGCCGCTCTGCGTGACGCAGACCGACACTCCCGCCGAGCCGCATCGGTTGGTGCGCCCATTCGCCGCCTGGTATGTCGCTGACATCCTGGGCGGCGCGGCGCGCCCTCTCGGCTTCCGCAATGAGGGTACCGCTTTGCCGTTCAAGACCGGCACGTCCTATGGCTACCGCGACGCCTGGGCGGTCGGCTTTTCCAACGACTACACCATCGCCGTGTGGGTCGGCAGGCCCGACGGCGGTTCGTGCACCGGCTGCATCGGCATCGATGTCGCGGCACCCCTGATGCGCCGCCTGTTCGACCTCTTACCGCCAGATGCCATGAACGGCCTGCCACCGGCGCCGGCCGGCGCCGTCATCGCGAGCAATGCCGAACTGCCCACCCTGCTGCGCCGCTTCGACCGCAACTTGGACCCGGCACCTCTCCCCGACCTCGACATCGCGTTTCCGCCCGACGGCGTGCGCGTGCGCTTGGCGGCCTATGACGACGGTACCGATCCGCTGCCGCTGCGCGCCGAAGGCGGCGTCCTCCCCTTGACCTGGCTGGTCAACGGCACACCGGTTCCCGCCTATGGCCGCCTGTCGCTCGCCGAGTGGCTGCCCGACGGCGCGGGCTTTGCCGATATCAGGGTCGTCGACAGCCACGGTCAGTCGGCTGCCGCACGGGTCTTTATCGAGCTGCATGACGCAGGCACACCGCTCGAGGACACGGACTCCTAG